tatacacacacatattgttatctttttcctataagatatgcatttgtatttatatatatacacacacatattgttatctttttcctataagatatgcatttgtatttatatatatatatatgcacacacatattgttatctttttcctataagatatgcatttgtatttatatatatatatatacacacacatattgttatctttttcctataagatatgcatttgtatttatatatatatatatatgcacacacatattatctttttcctataagatatgcatttgtatttatatatatatatatacacacacatattgttatctttttcctataagatatgcatttgtatttatatatatacacacacatattgttatctttttcctataagatatgcatttgtatttatatatatatatatatacacacacacatattgttatctttttcctataagatatgcatttgtatttatatatatatatatgcacacacatattgttatctttttcctataagatatgcatttgtatttatatatatatatatatacacacacatattgttatctttttcctataagatatgcatttgtatttatatatatatatatatgcacacacatattatctttttcctataagatatgcatttgtatttatatatatatatatatacacacacatattgttatctttttcctataagatatgcatttgtatttatatatatacacacacatattgttatctttttcctataagatatgcatttgtatttatatatatatatatatatgcacacacatattgttatctttttcctataagatgcatttgtatttatatatatatatatatatacacacacatattgttatctttttcctataagatatgcatttgtatttatatatatacacacacatattgttatctttttcctataagatatgcatttgtatttttatatatatatatacacacacacacattgttatctttttcctataagatatgcatttgtatttatatatatatatatatatatatatgcacatattgtGATCTTTTTCCTATAAAGGATGCATTTGCCTTACCTagttttttttccaactcttaccttttttcttagaacccatactatcagttctaagacagaagagccctgccttaattttttatttcaacttTTAAATTTTAGAGAGAAGCTCCATGAGTTTTGCTAGCCCACACAATAGCATAACACTTCCCCAACGCCCTTTAAAGGGTGACTGTGAGTTAAAAGAGCTTCGTGATTCTGAGATAAGAGGATATACCCAGCAGAAGAAATGTAGGAGCAGTGTGAAAAGAGTTAGCAGAGAAGACCTTTCTATATTGCCTGAAAAGTCCAGATGCGAGTTAGCCTGAGCATATGGGTTTCCCCACTCTTCCCTCATTCGTTGCATGAGCTGGTTATTGATTACTGCTAAATTTGCTTAGAGCGAGTATCTTGGATAGCATTATTGCTTTTACTTTGGTGCAAAATAGATGGGTGTGTTTCAGATCTAGCGGTATCCTCCCTGTGAGGGGCTGGTTCTGTGTGAATGGAGCACACCGGAGAGGACTCCATGGCTGTGGCAGTGAGTAGGGGGACCAGATTCTTGCGCAGTTACCTCTAGGACCCTGAGAAAGGGTGACTAAAGCCACACGGTGGTGGTCCTTCTGGGAGCTCAGTCCCATCAGAGCAAGGACGGAATGGGATAAGCAAGCCAGCCCAGAGAGTAACAGGCAGCAGCGATCCTTGTGAGGGGGTTACACTGTAGGGGGTTCACACCAACAGAACTCAAATGCACACATTATGTAAGGAAACACTGCAAAGCATAAAGCATTATGCACAGGTGTGCTACTCctttctctaagactataaaacacacagaaaataaattataagacAAAAACCTGGAAGGAGGATGAACTGTTCATAtttcaacatttttcttttacgaatggaagggaagggggcagctagatatctCAGTGGCTTGAGacccaggcctgggttcaagtctggcttcagacacttcctagttgttggatcttgggcaagccaaccccagttgtctagtctttactgccttgaaaccaatacacagtgttgattctaagatggaaggtgaggatttttataaaataatttttaaaaattttaatggaagggggaaaaaaattactttatccAAGAGTAAGTTTGCAACTAGAAAGCCAGTGACTGGACAATCCTGAACCAAGCCATCACAAATACAAATGGGCATAGAGATGTAGCTTTTGAGATACCTCTTCCAGATCCTCTTTTAATTTGTTATACTGTTCCACGTCAAAATCCTTCTTCTTCAGTCTCTTGTGGAAGAAGTGGAGAAACTGTCTGTCCTTAATGAGTGAGTAAGAATAAtcctaataaagaaaaaaaaatcccccccaaTATTTTAATGCATTTCTTATGCCAGCCTTTGGCTTAACAAATATGACAACCAAGGTAGAAAGAACAAGCAACGGTTTGTATTGGACGTGGCTTTTTTAAATCAACATGAAACAGCATGGATTACTGGATAAAATGCAGAGATTGGGAGccgggaagacctgggttcaaattctgccgcTGAAACTTATTAGCCACCTATccaggggcaagtcatttaacctttccgtGCCTGGGGCAACTGCTATCAGATGTCTAAATCAAAGAGGCAGAAGTTGCCTCCGTGAGTGAAATCACAGAGATCTCTTAGGATATGTGAGGATATAACATTTGACATCATTTAAGATCTGCTGCTGCTTTGTATGCTATTTTCCAAAACATACATGAGAAAAGAAACTGACATATTTTGGGAAAAGATTCAGGTCAAACATCttagttattctttttttgtttgtttcacccttaccttctaccttagaatcaatactgtatatcggTGGCACGGGTTtgacatttggggttaagtgacttgcccagtaatcacacagctaatacgtatctgaggccagatttgaacccaggtcctctcagtGCCATGCTTGATGCTCtatctctccactgagccaccttgctgtccctctTATTGTGGTATTTTgaactagaagaaaccttagaggtcatctagtctgagTCCCTCTTTTTACAAAAGAGGAGACTAAGGTCCAAAGGGATTCATTGAAATCTCCAAGATCACTCATAGAACTGAGATCTGAACCAATGTTGAAACACTAGATCTTGTCCTCTTGACCTTACTCAGTTGCCCCTATTCAATGGAGGGatagagaaaagaattggaattaAGCCCAACCTCCATGACAGTGATGGGTACTCTCATCCCACATGGGCATGGTTCCTTGGCTAAGGaatatttatagttgtttttTACATTAGAttttgtattattgttattatttattaaatgatgacTTCTACTGCCATTACTATTATCTTTACTACTAGCTAGGATTTATATCatactttaagttttacaaagtgctttatggaTATCCTATTTGATCCTTGTAACAATCTtgggcaaagtaaaaaaaaaatgctattcttatccccattttatagatgaggaaactgaggcatatggcTTTATTAGCTATTTTAcactggaggaaactgaggcaggcagagattacgtggtttgcccaagatcacacagctagtaaatgtcaaaggccagatttaaactcaggtcttcctaactctagtccCTCTCTTTTCACTCACTTTGCCACCTCAATGCCTCTTAAAATATGAAGAGACAAAAAATTCACAAGCCTACCAAATATTTAATCAAGTAGTCGCTGATTTTTCAGAGAATTTCCACGAATAGTCTTTGTTGGGCAACTAGAAAAAGCTGCCATAAATGAATTTTCTTACACAGAGACTCACCTGGCGTGTGAGGaggaaataagcaaagaaggtcATGGAGCTACCAAAGGTGATGAAGTAGGTCACAGGTTCCATGATGTCCCAGGAGTACACCCACCACGTGAACCATGCCAAGATTCCACCCTGAGTGGACATCAAGGCCAACCCAGTCCACAGGAGCCTATTGGTTTTGACCTCTGAGCGAGCTTCAATCTTGGCTTTcagctgaggggaaaaaaaaccccacaaaaccaCCAGATTAATTCACTCCCAATTTCAACACCTGCCCTTTTTGAGGGCCCAGATCCATGATTTCACTGGACAAAGTGGTTCCCACTTATTTGTTAGTGGCCCAAGGAGTTAACCCCAAGATGACCCCTTAAGAATAAGAGAATTATGACAAAACATAATAGTTAAGATAGTAAAATTTGCTTCAAacagtttttagttgattttctaggatgcTCTAAGTATaggtgtgtaattagaaatctgttaccctaaaaattacatttcccaggagcccactgacttcctgtcattacgtacttcctgtagacagagggataaattcagtgggcgtTCCTGGTCTggcctctttgcttcctgttgagaccatggtggtggtaagcagggtttttgaacagggagattagccatgggcatctggttttttttttattttgttacttttttattccCTTACTTcgaatgatcatttaataaatctcttaaaatataataatttttcaattattgagattaattttaatttttacataggatcatatccacaaagagtgatagttttatttcctctttgcctactttaacgccttcaatttctttttcttctctaatggctaaagctgatatttctagtacaatattaaacaatagtgatgataatgggcatccttgctttattcctgatcttattgggaaggcttctaagtAAAGTTTGTTATACTTTTAAAGGCTTCCCATCTCCTACCTCGGTGGCTTTGCAGAGGCTCACCTCCCCACTATGATCCCTCCACgatcattttctatttatttcaaatATAGTCTATTTTTCTCTATTACTATGTTGTATTACCTGACTTGTCTATAAGCTCCTTGGAAGTCAAGGGTTGTCCTACTTTGTCTCTCCAGTCAATCAAAAACCATTTAATATGAACaacaaaatttataatttataataagttATGCTCATGGCTAGCattttattatgtgccagggaatttactatgctaagcattttacaaatatcttatctGATCCTCACTACCACTTTGGGTGATATggttttattatctctattttacactggaggaaactgaggcaggcagaggttgaGTGtctgctcagagtcacacaactagcgaGCGTCTGAAGCTGACTCTGGGTCACCACCCTCTCCAGCTGCCCTTATCTGAATTCTGAAGCTCCCCTGGAATACTCCCTTCCCTTGATCCAGAGAACACAGTCACGGGCTGCCCGATCGGTTGACCAACCCGTCACCAACCTGCTCCATGGGCTGCAGCCGCTCCTTCAGTTCCTCAATTTTCTCTAGTAAACTGCGCTCTTTCTTGACCTGATGTTCCTCCAAGTACAAGGCAGTAAAGAGTCTCTGAACCACAGACTTAACGTCATCCATGTCAGTTGTGTGCTCGCTGCTTAGTTTTTCTGGGAAAAGACACAGTGGTGGTCGCCATCAGGGAGGGAGCTAGTCAGCCCAGGTGGCCACATCCCAGTCCTTGGCCAGCTCCCATAGGAAGAGCACTCATGgttattttgctttgtttagtACTTCCATTTCcaagtcatttctcctttttttctcccctctttctccctctctctttttcaaaaacccttatcttctgtcttagaatcaatacttagtattgttccaaggcagatgagtgggcaattgagatgaagtgacttgcacagggtcacacaactaaggaagtatttgaggccagatttgaacctggggacGTCCCTTATGCACTAGACCACCTAGGTGTCTCCCCATCTcttaaagaaacattttaaattacttaTTAGTTATACCCctcacaaaataatttatttctgttCAAATTTTACATACCAAAGAAATTCACCATTTTTTCCCATAAATAATAAACTTTTTATTACAATGAAGTCAAGGATCAATAACACCACGAGTGAAACAAAGTCTCCATTCCTCACAGGTATGGgtctatttttaagttttttttaattaacaagcatctttttatttaatttttttccagtgaaaaaaattttctctTGCTCTACTGGGGTGAGAACAAATGAAGCATTTGCCTTTTGTCCCCAgctgaacaaaagaaaaagcaaaggaagacCCCCTTGTGACGTGGAAGACTGGGCACCTAGGTGGCCCATCAGAGAATGAGCCAAGACCTGAAAgttaggaagattcttcttcctaagttcaaatccagcctcagacacttactagatgtgtcaccctggacaagtcacttcaccccattggcctcagctagagaaggaaatggcaacctgccccagcatctctgccaagaaaaccccaaagagaacCATTCCCCATTTCACTTCTAGGAAGTAGTGAAACCCCTTCAGAGAGGCCATGATGCTCAAGCTGGCCCTTGAAGGCCAGGGAAGGATCTCAAGAGGCACGAGacgtaataataaataataaataaataataataaaaataataaaaaaataaataaaacagagaaatgcACTCCCAGTGCAAAGGGATGAGATCAGGAAATGGCCTGTGGTCCAATCTGGatagaatcagagagagagaagcagattgTATGGACTGAGGCTGAAAGGAACAACTGGGTGCAAGCTGTGGAGGGCATTCAGTGCCCACATAATAGGTTTGCATTTATACAGTCGGAATGAGGAGCCAGTGATGGATTTGGAGGGGCGTCTCCATGATTAGACGGGGCATTAGGAAGATTGCTTTGGCAACAATAAGAAGCATGGACTAAAGAAAGGAAGCTCTGTAATCCAGATCATTATTAATGAGGAAGGGAAATGGGTTAGCAGCACTCAGGTTGGAAAAGGTGGCTCAGTGCAAtgcttgaacccctaaaactacattacccagaattcctttctgtattacctagaatccttttcctcccctcccccccaccagtCTTTCCCTGATTGTATTTAAattggctgtaactcctcccatgctctcttttaCTCACTACCAGGCTgagttcaggtagttcttttactttagttatcattaataaaactttataagaTATAAtgcttagttattgaatattaatttcaaaaaatttaaattttaaatttaaaaattaattctaaaatgaaaatattaattaaaaaattaaaaatatatttaaaatatataaaaaatttaaaaagatataaacatttttcttaattaaaaaaaaaggacctgggttcaaatcgggtctgacacttcttagctgtatgacccggggcaagtcacttaatcctgattgcctagcccataccactcttctttcttagaattgatactaagacagaaggtaaggtttaaaaaaaaaaagaaggcagggtgTAGAGGTAAGACTCATCAGCACTTTGCAGCTTATGAGATGTGGGCAATGAGGcttggggcagctgagtggcacattggatagacagaatgttgggcttggagtcaagaaatctcatcttcctgagttcaaatatggcctcagacacttcctagctgtgtgaccctgggcaagtcatttaaccccatttcaCCCCAagtgcctcaggttcctcatctgtaaaacaaggcaAACagctccagtatcattgccaagaagaACATCAAAGAGAAggacatgcctgaaaaacaactgaacagcaactcTGTTGAGAATGCCgccattttcttatttattcaggGTCCATTCTAGAGAGTGTCAGGGCAGAGGCAACTTCAGAAAGAAAAATGCTGGGTTTGGTTATGGACCTTTTGAAAGGTTAACAGAGTATCTAGGAAACACATGAATGGATATGCCAGACAACTGCTCGGTGTGTCTGTCATGTGTAGATTTAGGCTTGGTCCATTGAGGGTTCATGGTACAAAACCAAGGAATGAGAGaaaacttggaaccaatacttagtattgatttgaagatgaaaggcaagggtataaaaaaattaatttggtgcTGTTCacttccctgtgcctcagtttatatgagcctttccatgtttctctgagaCAGAAAGTGAATCATATAATGCATCAcctcaaagacacatgtaaaacgcagtggaattgcatgtgagctatgggaatgggggtgggggaggggagggaaagaacatgaatcttgtaagcatggaaaaatattctaaattaattaattaaattaaacaccccaaaataaataaataacaaaaataaaataaaataaaatgcatcacCCTCCACTCTTAGCAGAGGGGAAAAGCTATAGCTATAGAACATTGCATACACACTATGTTGGTTGGTTTACTgagcttcattttttcttcttttgttgttctttgagACAAGAAATCTCCCTGGGTAAAGGATGGTGGTCGGGTGAGGGGgggaatatattaaaaaatgaaatccatgtctcatttttttctgttatattctGGTTGTCTTCAtttattcaagaaaaaataattagaataatgAGTATGAGACCATTTGAAATAACACAAAGAAGCCaatgtttggaaattattttatagGCAACTGGTTGAGAGTACTAAAAATAAGGATTCTTCCAAGACCTCTTCATTGCCTGTTGAACCCCAAGCCCAAGCTCAAGACAAAAACGAAGGTTTCTGAACGCTCATGGCTTCTCACCTTTTCTAGGACACTGCACATCATATGTCTTGTCATTTATCATCAGTTTAAAATCATTCAGAAGCAAAATCTCCATTGGGGTTGAAGTTGGAATACTATTCCCATCTGTAGAAGAGAAAGACTTAAGAACCAGTTCCTTGTGTGAAAGCAAAATCAATTTTCCAGGCTACCGATTTATTTTTACGAGCTCTCCATAATAGGTATCCAGGGAGTAAAATAAATGAACCTGAAACTCTTAATTACCTTCTGTAATTCCTACTGAGAATGTTGTTTTCTCATCTAATCCAACACCACTGACCTTGCCCAAACCAGACTTCTCATTCTCAGCTGGATTTATGCTTGAGAATGACAGATGAAGACAACCACCCCAAAGTAGAGCCACTGGCCAGCTTGGGAGACTGGAAAGGTTTGAGTCTATGGAAGTTTCAAAACCTCAAGAGTGCCTTTTTAAAGAAATCGTGAGCTTGCTTGGGACTAGATCTCTGTGCTTTGCATATCTCCTCACATAGGAAGCATTGTGGTATGGTGGAGAGGATGGTGAACTGGGatccaagaagacctgggttcaaatcactgCACAAACCACCTTCAACCTTTCTgaatctctatttcctcatccataaaatgaagggagtgGAGTTGATGGCCCCTAAGGTCATTTTTGTCTGATTTTAGGATCATAGACAATATCAGAGCTCGATGGAACTTTAGATATCA
This DNA window, taken from Monodelphis domestica isolate mMonDom1 chromosome 6, mMonDom1.pri, whole genome shotgun sequence, encodes the following:
- the MCUB gene encoding calcium uniporter regulatory subunit MCUb, mitochondrial isoform X1 produces the protein MQLAGRWLLPRLPRAPPRFAPAQILCVSPTANRKHHPSRLYSVLVPSDEVVINYRYGLPLLTLTLPSRQERCRFTIKPMLTTVGSFLQDIQNEDKGIKIAAVFTADGNSIPTSTPMEILLLNDFKLMINDKTYDVQCPRKEKLSSEHTTDMDDVKSVVQRLFTALYLEEHQVKKERSLLEKIEELKERLQPMEQLKAKIEARSEVKTNRLLWTGLALMSTQGGILAWFTWWVYSWDIMEPVTYFITFGSSMTFFAYFLLTRQDYSYSLIKDRQFLHFFHKRLKKKDFDVEQYNKLKEDLEEAEESLRRLRPPLHLRLPIQEIKEKN
- the MCUB gene encoding calcium uniporter regulatory subunit MCUb, mitochondrial isoform X2 is translated as MQLAGRWLLPRLPRAPPRFAPAQILCVSPTANRKHHPSRLYSVLVPSDEVVINYRYGLPLLTLTLPSRQERCRFTIKPMLTTVGSFLQDIQNEDKGIKIAAVFTADGNSIPTSTPMEILLLNDFKLMINDKTYDVQCPRKEKLSSEHTTDMDDVKSVVQRLFTALYLEEHQVKKERSLLEKIEELKERLQPMEQLKAKIEARSEVKTNRLLWTGLALMSTQGGILAWFTWWVYSWDIMEPVTYFITFGSSMTFFAYFLLTRQAEESLRRLRPPLHLRLPIQEIKEKN